In Desulfovibrio sp. 86, the following proteins share a genomic window:
- a CDS encoding HU family DNA-binding protein, with amino-acid sequence MNKSELIKALADETNIPFDDASMVVNTFFDAMKQSLLAGERIEIRGFGSFKIKEYEGYAGRNPKTGESVTVSSKRLPFFRAGKELKEFINQ; translated from the coding sequence ATGAACAAAAGCGAACTTATCAAGGCGCTGGCCGACGAAACCAATATCCCCTTTGATGACGCGTCAATGGTGGTAAACACCTTTTTCGACGCCATGAAGCAGTCCCTTCTTGCCGGAGAGCGCATTGAAATTCGCGGCTTTGGCAGCTTTAAAATCAAAGAGTATGAGGGCTATGCGGGACGCAACCCCAAGACAGGGGAAAGCGTCACCGTATCCTCGAAACGTCTGCCCTTTTTCCGCGCTGGCAAGGAACTGAAAGAATTTATAAATCAATAG
- a CDS encoding flavodoxin, whose translation MSKVMILFGSSTGNTESIAQKLEELIAAGGHEVTLLNAAEAAAENLADGYDAVLMGSSAWGMEDLELQDDFAPLFDEMESMGLKGKKVAAFASGDMEYEHYCGAVPAIEEKAKGLGAEIICEGLKMEGDASSDPDAIASFAEDVLKKL comes from the coding sequence ATGAGCAAGGTTATGATTCTGTTTGGTTCCAGCACCGGCAATACCGAGAGCATTGCCCAGAAGCTGGAAGAGCTTATTGCTGCCGGCGGTCATGAAGTGACCCTGCTGAACGCCGCTGAAGCCGCTGCCGAAAACCTGGCCGACGGTTATGACGCCGTGCTTATGGGCAGTTCGGCCTGGGGCATGGAAGATCTGGAACTGCAGGACGACTTCGCCCCGCTTTTTGACGAAATGGAAAGCATGGGCCTCAAGGGCAAGAAGGTGGCCGCCTTTGCTTCGGGCGATATGGAGTATGAACACTATTGTGGCGCTGTGCCCGCCATTGAAGAAAAGGCCAAGGGCCTCGGGGCCGAGATCATTTGTGAAGGTCTCAAGATGGAAGGCGACGCCTCCAGCGATCCCGACGCCATTGCCTCCTTTGCCGAGGATGTGCTCAAGAAGCTGTAG
- the dapA gene encoding 4-hydroxy-tetrahydrodipicolinate synthase: MLFSGAMTALVTPFKNNALDEEAYRNFIEFQITEGIHGLVPCGTTGESATLSHEEHERVIEICIDQAKGRVPVLAGAGSNNTIEAIRLTRFAKKAGADGALLITPYYNKPTQEGLFQHYKAIAEAVDLPLVPYNVPGRTGCNLLPETLARLAKAFPNIVGVKEATGDMAQGSKTLSSCPQGFSVLSGDDFTALPLMALGGHGVISVTSNLVPGRMAAMVNAFRKGDGAGAARIHHEVFPLHEAMFFESNPIPAKTALHLMGKMEAELRLPLCSIGAAAKEKLTAVLRQMKLI; this comes from the coding sequence ATGCTGTTTTCCGGTGCTATGACAGCGCTTGTCACCCCTTTCAAGAACAACGCCCTTGACGAAGAGGCCTACCGAAACTTCATTGAGTTCCAGATCACTGAAGGCATTCATGGCCTGGTGCCCTGCGGCACCACCGGCGAATCCGCTACCCTCAGCCACGAGGAACACGAAAGGGTCATTGAAATCTGCATCGATCAGGCCAAGGGGCGTGTTCCCGTTCTGGCCGGAGCCGGTTCAAACAACACGATTGAAGCCATCCGCCTGACCCGCTTCGCCAAAAAGGCCGGGGCCGACGGAGCGTTGCTCATCACCCCCTATTACAACAAGCCGACCCAGGAAGGGCTGTTCCAGCACTACAAGGCCATAGCGGAAGCCGTGGACTTGCCGCTTGTGCCCTACAACGTGCCCGGCCGTACCGGGTGCAACCTGTTGCCTGAAACCCTGGCGCGCCTTGCCAAGGCTTTTCCCAACATTGTTGGCGTCAAGGAAGCCACCGGCGACATGGCCCAGGGCAGCAAAACCCTGTCCAGCTGCCCCCAGGGGTTCAGCGTGCTTTCCGGCGACGACTTCACCGCCCTGCCCCTCATGGCCCTGGGCGGCCATGGCGTCATTTCCGTTACGTCCAACCTTGTGCCTGGCCGCATGGCCGCCATGGTCAACGCCTTCCGCAAGGGCGATGGCGCCGGGGCCGCGCGTATCCATCATGAAGTTTTCCCGCTGCACGAAGCCATGTTCTTTGAAAGCAACCCCATCCCGGCCAAGACGGCCCTGCACCTCATGGGCAAGATGGAAGCCGAGCTGCGCCTGCCGCTTTGCTCCATAGGCGCGGCGGCCAAAGAAAAGCTTACCGCCGTGTTGCGCCAGATGAAGCTCATCTAG
- a CDS encoding MFS transporter: protein MPVYYWFPILGCLGIGFMFMNIPPVATQFMQLFHVGYSGLSFLLSALFWTHALAQIPAGLIIDRLGILRSLVISTILCTVCSLAPFLAPHNLALAIVMRLVVGMASAMLFLGVVSVVKVLAPPQFLARAQGMQGAAFSLGTMVPYLVLPFFEAQGWVVSYIMVALMPALLLLALLWTPRDSLRQKTMSGTDNSIWLALKSVARSKQLWFLGCCHGFSFGTITALGSWLPTVLADRDQNNGPEHWALATGVVLLAGTFARIGGGEMAGRSGLHKLLTRLVLGISLLYTAMALMPGPLTTLAAGVCLAVFCGGTYAAVFVLTIRTTGPGLVATGVGFMATVACLINVLLTLLMGNVREYAGSFGPALLVTALCTAALYLWGRRLCGDGSFN, encoded by the coding sequence ATGCCCGTGTATTATTGGTTTCCCATACTTGGCTGCCTGGGAATCGGTTTCATGTTCATGAACATTCCGCCAGTGGCCACGCAGTTCATGCAACTTTTTCATGTGGGCTACAGCGGACTGTCGTTTCTTTTGAGCGCCCTTTTCTGGACGCACGCCCTGGCCCAGATTCCGGCGGGGCTGATTATCGACAGGCTGGGCATACTGCGCTCTCTTGTGATCTCGACCATCCTTTGCACCGTCTGTTCCCTCGCGCCCTTTCTGGCCCCCCACAACCTCGCCCTGGCCATAGTCATGCGCCTAGTGGTGGGCATGGCCTCGGCCATGCTTTTTCTTGGCGTGGTTTCGGTGGTCAAGGTTCTGGCCCCACCGCAGTTTCTGGCCCGCGCCCAGGGAATGCAGGGCGCGGCCTTCAGCCTCGGCACCATGGTTCCATATCTTGTGCTGCCGTTTTTCGAGGCTCAGGGGTGGGTGGTGAGCTACATCATGGTGGCCCTGATGCCCGCCCTGCTGCTGCTCGCGCTGCTCTGGACGCCACGCGACTCATTGCGGCAAAAAACCATGTCCGGCACTGACAACAGCATCTGGCTGGCTCTCAAAAGCGTCGCCAGATCAAAACAGCTCTGGTTTCTCGGCTGCTGCCACGGATTTTCTTTCGGCACCATCACGGCGCTGGGCAGTTGGCTGCCCACTGTTCTTGCCGACCGCGACCAGAACAATGGGCCTGAACACTGGGCTCTTGCCACCGGAGTGGTGCTTCTGGCCGGAACCTTTGCCCGCATTGGCGGCGGAGAGATGGCCGGCAGAAGCGGCCTCCACAAGCTGCTGACACGCCTTGTGCTCGGCATTTCCCTGCTATACACAGCCATGGCCCTTATGCCCGGCCCGTTGACCACACTGGCGGCGGGCGTGTGCCTGGCCGTCTTTTGCGGCGGCACCTACGCTGCGGTGTTTGTTCTGACCATCCGCACCACAGGGCCGGGGCTTGTGGCCACCGGAGTGGGCTTCATGGCTACCGTCGCCTGCCTCATCAATGTGCTGCTCACCCTGCTCATGGGCAATGTGCGCGAATACGCGGGTTCATTCGGCCCGGCGCTGCTGGTCACGGCCCTGTGCACTGCGGCCCTGTACCTGTGGGGCCGCAGGCTCTGTGGTGACGGAAGCTTCAACTGA
- a CDS encoding BMP family protein — protein MRHSESPFVPSPVFFLLCLILLALCATSSPYAAETATAAGGHPLRVALLLEHPGGDGGWNDALLRGLERARQLPVAAEVLVAPAQADTAAIQEFFRNAASSHDLVLVASDRLHEALRNNAANYRRTLFGCIDAGIRAPNIMCITFADEQAAYLAGAAAAMITTQTSLPGINADRTIGWLSGQDVPAMRSLLNGFVEGARLVDPEVRVINRITGSFTDAAAGGKAASELLDQGADILVLASGLGNGPALEEAAKRGAYVIGLDGNQDGRLPGRVITSIVKKADDAVYDLVAAAASGNFKGKEILVRDLKNGGVDITDMGPFRTWAGKNVPAGMDRRLRELRGELENGGIRLKSLRERTLCDCL, from the coding sequence ATGCGCCACAGTGAATCGCCTTTTGTTCCGTCCCCCGTCTTTTTCCTGCTCTGCCTCATACTGCTGGCCCTCTGCGCCACAAGCTCCCCATACGCGGCGGAAACGGCCACTGCCGCCGGCGGGCATCCGCTGCGCGTGGCCCTGCTGCTGGAACATCCCGGCGGTGACGGCGGCTGGAACGACGCCCTGCTGCGCGGCCTTGAACGGGCACGGCAACTGCCTGTTGCCGCCGAAGTTCTGGTGGCTCCGGCCCAGGCCGACACCGCCGCCATCCAGGAATTTTTCCGCAATGCCGCTTCCAGCCATGATCTCGTGCTGGTGGCTTCTGACCGGCTGCACGAAGCCCTGCGCAACAATGCCGCCAACTACCGGCGAACCCTGTTTGGCTGCATTGATGCGGGCATACGCGCGCCCAACATCATGTGCATAACCTTTGCCGACGAGCAGGCAGCCTATCTTGCCGGAGCGGCGGCGGCCATGATCACGACGCAGACATCCCTGCCCGGCATCAATGCCGACAGAACCATCGGCTGGCTGTCAGGGCAAGACGTGCCCGCCATGCGCTCCCTGCTCAACGGCTTCGTGGAGGGCGCGCGCCTTGTGGACCCGGAGGTGCGCGTCATCAACCGGATCACGGGCTCCTTCACGGACGCTGCCGCCGGGGGAAAGGCCGCCAGCGAACTGCTGGATCAGGGCGCGGACATTCTGGTGCTGGCCAGCGGGCTCGGCAACGGGCCAGCCCTGGAAGAAGCCGCCAAACGTGGCGCGTATGTCATAGGGCTTGACGGAAACCAGGACGGCAGACTGCCGGGGCGCGTGATCACCTCCATTGTCAAAAAGGCTGACGACGCCGTGTATGACCTGGTGGCCGCCGCCGCTTCGGGCAACTTCAAGGGCAAGGAAATCCTCGTACGCGACCTCAAGAACGGCGGCGTGGACATCACGGATATGGGACCATTCCGCACATGGGCGGGCAAAAATGTTCCGGCAGGCATGGACCGCAGGCTGCGCGAACTGCGCGGCGAACTGGAGAACGGCGGCATCCGCCTGAAATCCCTGCGCGAAAGAACACTCTGCGACTGCCTGTAG
- a CDS encoding radical SAM protein, which yields MSAESLPLWFDVAAIEKALTRQKAPDAIELRDILDKSMRMEALNQDEIVALMRVDDPVGHERILAVADEVKQKVYGDRMVLSAPLHLSNHCGSECLYCSNRRDNGLVERKYMTSPEMREAALKLIRQGHKRIFLVSGQLPNADVDYLAEAISILYTLFDGVGEIHSVNVNVGPLESSQYQVLLDAYVGTVLIYQDTYHEASYRAAHVSGPKSNYAKRLAAPDSAFAAGVPDVGMGILLGLGPWQFDLLALAQHAQHLERVYDMGCRTVSLHRMRPAPGSLMSAPYPVSDANYLRCVALARLALPYAGVILTTKEPAGLWRDGCGAGASQLLTGSVANPYGGWTVAPGQQVPFPLGEDCHVDEVVRFLLEDARHLPSFCAACPRLGRRGEEFLAMVRECGMKGQCGPNSAASFMEFLLHYATPYTRIQGERLLEEKLGRMSLHERGAADRLLKKVRAGCMDEFI from the coding sequence ATGTCTGCGGAATCATTGCCCCTATGGTTTGATGTGGCCGCGATTGAAAAGGCCTTGACCCGGCAAAAGGCTCCAGACGCCATCGAGCTTCGCGATATTCTGGATAAATCCATGCGGATGGAGGCCCTCAACCAGGATGAAATCGTCGCTCTCATGCGCGTTGATGATCCGGTGGGGCATGAGCGCATTCTTGCCGTGGCGGACGAGGTCAAGCAGAAGGTCTATGGCGACCGCATGGTGCTTTCCGCGCCGCTGCACCTTTCCAACCATTGCGGCAGCGAGTGTTTGTACTGTTCCAACCGGCGGGACAACGGGCTTGTGGAACGCAAGTACATGACCTCGCCGGAGATGCGCGAGGCGGCGCTGAAGCTTATCCGCCAGGGGCACAAACGCATATTCCTGGTCAGCGGGCAGTTGCCCAACGCCGATGTGGACTACCTGGCCGAGGCCATAAGCATTCTCTATACGCTTTTTGACGGTGTGGGTGAAATCCACAGCGTCAACGTCAACGTGGGGCCGCTGGAAAGCAGCCAGTACCAGGTGCTTCTGGACGCCTATGTGGGCACTGTCCTCATCTATCAGGACACCTACCACGAGGCCAGCTATCGCGCGGCCCATGTGTCGGGCCCGAAAAGCAACTACGCAAAGCGCCTTGCCGCTCCCGATTCGGCCTTTGCGGCAGGCGTGCCCGATGTGGGCATGGGCATTCTGCTGGGCCTTGGGCCATGGCAGTTTGACCTGCTCGCCCTTGCGCAGCACGCGCAGCATCTTGAGCGCGTGTATGATATGGGGTGCCGTACCGTAAGCCTGCACAGGATGCGTCCCGCCCCCGGCAGCCTCATGAGCGCGCCCTATCCGGTGAGCGATGCCAACTACCTGCGGTGCGTGGCCCTGGCCAGACTGGCTTTGCCCTATGCGGGCGTCATCCTGACCACAAAGGAACCTGCCGGACTCTGGCGCGACGGCTGTGGCGCCGGAGCCTCGCAACTGCTCACGGGCAGTGTGGCCAACCCCTATGGAGGATGGACCGTGGCCCCCGGGCAGCAGGTGCCCTTCCCCCTGGGCGAGGATTGCCATGTGGATGAAGTGGTGCGCTTTCTGCTTGAAGACGCGCGCCATTTGCCGTCGTTTTGCGCGGCGTGTCCGCGTCTGGGCCGCAGGGGCGAGGAGTTCCTTGCCATGGTGCGCGAGTGCGGCATGAAGGGGCAGTGTGGCCCCAATTCGGCGGCGTCGTTTATGGAATTTTTGCTGCATTACGCCACTCCCTATACACGCATCCAGGGCGAACGCCTGCTGGAAGAAAAGCTGGGCAGAATGTCCCTGCATGAGCGCGGCGCGGCGGATCGTCTGCTCAAAAAAGTGCGGGCTGGCTGTATGGACGAGTTTATCTGA
- a CDS encoding bifunctional methionine sulfoxide reductase B/A protein: MRDHVLFLILAVFLLCGLYSVVTATKANAAVADSASPSQEAAMKPTYPMPPLNAREADVILRKGTEAPNSGQLTNNKAAGTYVCRQCGAALYSSKDKFASGCGWPSFDDELPGAVRRLPDADGRRVEIVCAHCGGHLGHVFEGEGFTAKNTRHCVNSLSMAFYPAGSPEEAKALAQRAQTAATTGTAIVAGGCFWGVEDAFRRMPGVRDVVSGYTGGRTSNPSYEDVCRGDTGHAEAVRIVFDPAQITYEQILRRFFEIHDPTQLDRQGPDVGDQYRSAVFYLDAEQKAVALKLMNLLREKGYDVVTRLEPAGPFYEAEAYHQRFAERIGRGRCHMSVPRFDEPARGGRF; this comes from the coding sequence ATGCGTGATCATGTCCTTTTTCTGATTCTGGCCGTGTTCTTGCTCTGCGGCCTGTATTCCGTAGTCACGGCGACAAAAGCAAATGCCGCCGTCGCTGATTCAGCCAGCCCTTCACAGGAGGCTGCCATGAAGCCCACATATCCCATGCCGCCTCTCAACGCGCGCGAGGCGGACGTTATCTTGCGCAAAGGCACGGAGGCCCCCAACTCCGGCCAGCTTACGAACAACAAGGCGGCAGGAACCTATGTCTGCCGACAGTGCGGCGCGGCGCTGTACAGTTCAAAAGATAAGTTTGCGTCCGGCTGCGGCTGGCCGAGCTTTGACGACGAATTGCCGGGGGCCGTGCGGCGGCTGCCCGATGCGGACGGGAGAAGGGTCGAGATAGTCTGCGCCCATTGCGGTGGGCATCTTGGTCATGTGTTTGAGGGCGAAGGCTTCACGGCCAAAAACACGCGCCACTGCGTCAACTCGCTGTCCATGGCCTTTTACCCCGCTGGCAGTCCTGAAGAAGCCAAAGCCCTGGCGCAGCGCGCCCAGACCGCCGCGACAACAGGCACGGCCATTGTGGCGGGGGGCTGCTTTTGGGGGGTGGAGGACGCCTTCAGGCGTATGCCCGGCGTGCGTGACGTTGTTTCTGGCTATACGGGCGGCCGCACGTCAAACCCTTCCTATGAAGACGTGTGCCGGGGCGACACCGGCCATGCCGAAGCCGTGCGCATTGTCTTTGATCCCGCGCAGATCACGTATGAGCAGATCCTGCGCCGCTTTTTTGAAATCCACGATCCCACCCAGCTGGACCGTCAGGGCCCCGATGTGGGCGATCAGTACCGCTCCGCCGTGTTTTACCTCGATGCGGAGCAAAAGGCCGTGGCCCTCAAGCTCATGAACCTTTTGCGGGAAAAGGGCTATGACGTGGTGACGCGCCTTGAGCCAGCCGGGCCTTTTTATGAGGCCGAGGCTTATCACCAGCGTTTTGCCGAGCGCATCGGGCGGGGCCGCTGCCACATGTCCGTGCCGCGTTTTGATGAACCCGCCAGAGGTGGCCGTTTTTGA
- a CDS encoding iron-containing alcohol dehydrogenase, with protein MSTELKSMHMGQITSFFIPNVTLVGEGCSKEIPARLKNIGGTKPLIVTDQGIVKAGILKQIAGVLDAAKMKYAIFDQTVPNPTDKNVDAAFAMYKKEKCDSIITLGGGSSHDCGKGVGFLAGNGGKIHDYEGVDKSSKPFPPYVAVNTTAGTASEMTRFCIITDTSRKVKMAIVDWRCTPGVAIDDPLLMMGMPPALTAATGMDALTHAVEAYVSTAATPMTDACAEKAMEFINRYLRRAVANGQDKEAREGMCYAQYLAGMAFNNASLGHVHAMAHQLGGFYDLPHGECNAILLPYVSEYNRIATRRRFGRIARILGEITDGLSADEASKKAIAAINTLSQDVGIPAGLKALGKKYGKDVKEEDIPIMTANAQKDACGLTNPRTMTDAAVAAIYKAAM; from the coding sequence ATGAGTACTGAGCTTAAGAGCATGCACATGGGCCAGATCACTTCCTTCTTCATTCCCAATGTTACTCTTGTGGGTGAGGGATGTTCCAAGGAGATTCCCGCTCGCCTTAAGAACATCGGCGGCACCAAGCCCCTGATCGTTACTGACCAGGGCATCGTCAAGGCTGGCATTCTGAAGCAGATTGCCGGCGTTCTTGATGCCGCAAAGATGAAATACGCCATTTTTGACCAGACTGTGCCCAATCCCACCGACAAGAATGTGGACGCCGCCTTTGCCATGTACAAAAAGGAAAAATGCGACAGCATCATCACCCTTGGCGGCGGCAGCTCGCATGACTGCGGCAAGGGCGTGGGTTTTCTCGCTGGCAACGGTGGCAAGATTCATGATTACGAAGGCGTGGACAAGTCCTCCAAGCCCTTCCCGCCCTACGTGGCCGTCAACACCACCGCAGGTACCGCTTCTGAAATGACCCGGTTCTGTATTATCACCGACACGTCCCGCAAGGTGAAGATGGCCATTGTTGACTGGCGCTGCACTCCTGGCGTCGCCATTGACGATCCCCTGCTCATGATGGGCATGCCCCCGGCCCTTACCGCGGCCACCGGTATGGACGCCCTGACGCACGCTGTTGAAGCCTATGTTTCCACTGCCGCCACTCCCATGACCGATGCCTGCGCCGAAAAGGCCATGGAATTTATCAACCGTTATCTGCGCCGCGCGGTTGCCAACGGTCAGGACAAGGAAGCCCGTGAAGGCATGTGCTACGCCCAGTATCTGGCCGGTATGGCCTTTAACAACGCCAGCCTTGGTCATGTTCACGCCATGGCGCACCAGTTGGGCGGCTTCTATGACCTGCCCCATGGCGAATGCAACGCCATTCTTCTGCCGTACGTCAGTGAATACAACCGCATCGCCACCCGTCGTCGCTTTGGCCGCATCGCTCGCATTCTTGGCGAGATCACCGATGGCCTGAGCGCTGATGAAGCTTCCAAAAAGGCCATTGCCGCCATCAATACCCTGTCTCAGGACGTGGGCATTCCTGCTGGCCTTAAGGCTCTTGGCAAGAAGTACGGCAAGGACGTGAAGGAAGAAGATATCCCCATCATGACGGCCAATGCGCAGAAGGACGCCTGCGGCCTTACCAACCCCCGTACCATGACAGACGCAGCCGTGGCCGCCATCTACAAGGCCGCCATGTAA
- a CDS encoding ABC transporter substrate-binding protein, producing MLKKYIILFLATLMLLHFTAPGADAARLVRVPTAWVDEFETFLMWYAKEKKWDREAGLDIEINQYNSGSEILNAHSTGAWVYAGMGVIPAILGNMRHNVVAMAIGVDEAAANGVVVPADSPIAKVRGWNKEYPNVLGSPDTVRGKTFVLTDISSAHYVLSIWLKTLGLQDSDISIRDMAQGLVVASLENHIGDGAALWAPQLYLALDKGAVLVADLKYCGKESYTYLVADAEYAKANPEITAKFLTVYFRAVDDYMSKSPETFLQDYRRFYLEWAGKDYDEELLRRDIKSHQVLPLAEQQSLFDETNGRSGAQKDIEDVARFFGSLGRLSKDELSRVSTSSYATDKYIKLVPPNLKLKK from the coding sequence ATGCTGAAAAAATATATTATCCTGTTTCTCGCCACCCTCATGCTGCTGCATTTCACCGCGCCCGGAGCGGACGCGGCCAGACTGGTGCGCGTTCCCACCGCCTGGGTGGACGAATTTGAAACGTTTCTCATGTGGTACGCCAAAGAAAAGAAGTGGGACAGAGAAGCCGGACTGGATATTGAAATTAATCAGTACAATTCCGGCTCGGAAATTCTCAATGCCCATTCCACGGGGGCATGGGTGTATGCCGGCATGGGAGTAATCCCCGCCATTCTCGGCAATATGCGCCACAATGTCGTCGCCATGGCCATAGGTGTGGACGAGGCTGCCGCCAATGGCGTGGTGGTGCCTGCCGACAGCCCCATTGCCAAGGTCAGGGGCTGGAACAAAGAATACCCCAATGTGCTCGGCAGCCCGGACACAGTGCGCGGCAAAACCTTTGTGCTTACCGACATCAGCTCGGCGCACTATGTTCTCTCCATCTGGTTGAAGACGCTTGGCCTTCAGGACAGTGACATCAGCATCCGCGACATGGCGCAGGGGCTGGTGGTGGCCAGTCTTGAAAACCATATCGGCGACGGGGCCGCCCTGTGGGCGCCGCAACTGTATCTAGCGCTGGACAAGGGCGCAGTGCTCGTCGCAGACCTGAAATATTGCGGCAAGGAAAGCTACACCTACCTTGTGGCCGATGCGGAGTATGCCAAGGCCAATCCTGAAATAACGGCCAAATTTCTCACGGTATATTTTCGGGCTGTGGATGATTACATGAGCAAAAGCCCTGAAACTTTTCTGCAGGATTACCGGCGCTTTTACCTTGAATGGGCAGGCAAGGACTATGATGAAGAACTGCTGCGGCGGGACATAAAGAGCCATCAGGTGCTGCCCCTGGCCGAGCAGCAGAGCCTTTTTGACGAGACCAACGGGCGTAGTGGCGCGCAGAAAGACATTGAGGATGTTGCCAGGTTTTTCGGCAGCCTGGGGCGGCTGAGCAAGGACGAACTGTCCAGAGTCAGCACGTCATCCTACGCCACAGACAAATACATCAAACTGGTGCCGCCCAACCTCAAGCTGAAAAAATAA
- the galE gene encoding UDP-glucose 4-epimerase GalE, protein MSILVCGGAGYIGSHNVRALLARGEDVVVVDNFLTGHRASLPDGVSLYEGDIRDEALLDQVFSSNRVDAVLHFAASSLVGESMEQPLKYFHNNVHGMQTLLEAMVRNRVDKIVFSSSAAVYGEQESVPIDEDAPLHPTNPYGESKLIMERMMHWVGKAHGIRFVSLRYFNVGGAWPGGAIGEAHNPESHLIPLILQVPLGRRDVVTIFGNDYPTPDGTCIRDYLDVMDLADAHMRALDYLRTGGGSEICNLGNGKGFSVREMVAAACRVTGYDIGVTVATRRYGDPARLVASADRAREILGWRARAGIDQIIASAWEWHKTHPDGFSS, encoded by the coding sequence ATGTCCATTTTGGTTTGCGGTGGAGCTGGCTACATAGGCTCCCACAATGTGCGCGCGTTGCTGGCGCGCGGCGAGGACGTTGTTGTTGTGGACAATTTTTTGACCGGACACCGCGCTTCCCTGCCTGACGGCGTCAGCCTGTATGAAGGCGATATACGGGACGAGGCGCTGCTGGATCAGGTGTTTTCGAGCAACAGGGTGGATGCCGTGCTCCATTTTGCCGCCAGTTCGCTGGTGGGTGAAAGCATGGAGCAGCCGCTGAAATATTTTCACAATAACGTCCACGGCATGCAGACCCTGTTGGAAGCCATGGTGCGCAACCGTGTGGACAAGATAGTTTTTTCATCGTCGGCTGCCGTCTACGGCGAGCAGGAGAGCGTGCCCATCGATGAGGACGCGCCGCTGCACCCCACCAATCCCTATGGCGAAAGCAAGCTCATTATGGAGCGCATGATGCACTGGGTGGGCAAGGCCCACGGCATCCGCTTTGTGAGCCTGCGGTATTTCAACGTGGGCGGCGCATGGCCCGGCGGCGCCATAGGCGAGGCCCACAATCCTGAAAGCCACCTTATTCCCCTGATTCTCCAGGTTCCTCTGGGCCGCCGCGATGTGGTGACCATTTTTGGCAATGACTATCCCACCCCTGACGGCACCTGCATCCGTGACTATCTGGATGTTATGGATCTGGCGGACGCGCACATGCGCGCTCTGGACTATCTGCGCACAGGGGGCGGCAGCGAAATCTGCAACCTTGGCAATGGCAAGGGGTTCAGCGTACGTGAAATGGTGGCGGCGGCCTGCCGGGTGACCGGGTATGATATTGGCGTCACCGTGGCCACGCGCCGCTATGGCGATCCCGCGCGGCTCGTGGCTTCGGCCGACCGCGCCAGAGAAATTCTCGGCTGGCGGGCCAGGGCGGGCATCGACCAGATCATCGCCTCGGCCTGGGAATGGCACAAGACCCATCCTGACGGGTTTTCTTCCTGA